A stretch of Calditrichota bacterium DNA encodes these proteins:
- a CDS encoding alginate export family protein: MKRALLFSILLTSFLFSDLLAQDGTWVVNGQVRHRFNMMGQDFNGDTKTINNNELRTRIGVKFMPTEDVIGFIQLQDSRVMGTESSTLTDGSADALDAHQAYAQINKLFGMPLSMKVGRMEVALGNQRLIGAVGWHNIGRSFDGIQFTHAADNHSLHVFNFKTGEAGGFGDTSDVEVMGAWADFKVNEDLRVQGYGIWDRTVGPGMMSRITAGTQVDFKMGDLSATGEFAYQTGQISSTVDYAGMMYALNGTYNMNGTSFSAGLASLSGDDPTTTDKVESFNTLFATNHKFYGMMDYFLNVPVHSKGGGLLDIHVKASTKICEKTSIKGAFHMFSANEKVGGEDAIGNEIDLFLTHGYNKNVKFQGGFGYFMPGDFVKNVGINKYSGEDASTYLYLMTIINLN, encoded by the coding sequence ATGAAGAGGGCTTTACTATTCAGTATTTTACTTACTTCTTTCTTATTTTCAGATTTATTAGCTCAGGATGGAACATGGGTTGTAAATGGCCAGGTACGTCACAGATTCAATATGATGGGACAAGATTTTAATGGAGATACTAAAACTATTAATAACAATGAGTTAAGGACACGTATTGGTGTTAAGTTTATGCCAACTGAAGACGTTATTGGTTTTATTCAGCTTCAAGATTCCCGTGTGATGGGCACCGAGAGCAGCACATTGACAGATGGGTCTGCCGATGCATTAGATGCACATCAAGCATATGCGCAAATTAACAAATTATTTGGCATGCCACTTTCTATGAAAGTTGGGCGTATGGAAGTAGCGCTTGGAAATCAAAGATTAATTGGCGCAGTTGGTTGGCATAACATTGGGCGCAGTTTTGATGGTATTCAATTTACCCATGCAGCTGACAATCATTCTTTACATGTGTTTAATTTTAAAACCGGGGAAGCGGGTGGCTTTGGAGATACAAGTGATGTTGAAGTAATGGGGGCATGGGCAGATTTTAAAGTTAATGAAGATCTTCGCGTTCAAGGATACGGAATTTGGGACAGAACTGTTGGTCCAGGAATGATGTCTCGCATAACTGCCGGTACACAGGTAGATTTTAAAATGGGTGACCTTTCTGCTACCGGTGAATTTGCATACCAAACAGGCCAAATAAGTTCGACTGTTGATTATGCAGGAATGATGTATGCTTTAAATGGTACCTATAATATGAATGGAACTTCTTTCTCAGCTGGCCTTGCTTCATTAAGTGGTGATGATCCAACAACAACAGATAAAGTAGAATCATTTAACACTTTGTTTGCAACAAACCACAAATTCTATGGAATGATGGATTATTTCTTAAATGTTCCTGTTCATTCAAAAGGTGGTGGATTACTGGATATCCATGTAAAAGCTTCTACAAAAATCTGCGAAAAAACCAGCATAAAAGGCGCTTTTCATATGTTTAGTGCAAATGAAAAAGTTGGTGGAGAAGATGCTATTGGGAACGAAATTGATTTATTCTTAACACATGGCTATAACAAAAATGTTAAATTCCAGGGTGGATTTGGTTATTTTATGCCGGGTGATTTTGTGAAAAATGTTGGAATCAATAAATACTCAGGTGAAGACGCATCTACATATCTTTATCTTATGACAATTATTAATTTGAACTAA
- a CDS encoding DNA internalization-related competence protein ComEC/Rec2 translates to MKLIKYYHTLPSLYFFFIFSTGITIGWISGNFVSPIYLMAAFLVILIYAALNFKNDFRLFYAVLILFLLSGILKSWFSLYPFSQAENNLFYNNIDAFQGTIESVSVREGKPDIYLMKCDKVFLKDKMLVSDGFVVISQGKYSKRFKYGDVLHIFGKPQQAGLPTNPGEFNYRRYLQLNNRFLQFRLHKETKVLHIFSGKGNWAQSNIFNKTRHSIRSIIDKHLTGNSASIVKALILGERGNLEKGVVADFQKTGVIHVLAISGLHVAFIALFLQFILSILRVPQKINMALIILFLVFFLALVNFKAPVVRASLMMTVYFIAKFSNRPQNTINIVALSGIAILLFKPEELLLPGFQYSFAAVFGLVYGNSKLNSLLPAFKSNTWFRKVFNKFIRKPFIASFCAILATLPLTWFYFGTFQIGALVANIFVIPIIGIVVFLSIFLLITASIKILPATGIAILLNSVLDFLTWIISNFANLPYVQIVTGHPSLVSIILVTIGIFLFFNAKNSKARLAFLAVTALFLFLTIGTNFQGKNLKITFIHVGQGDAALIEFPNGKNALVDAGNKGFGFDAGERYVDPVLKYYGISKINYLIGSHPHSDHIGGFEFLLDNYFVDTLVMNEFKVSSKIYKRIISKSKQKGVFIKYADEGDIIIPDIRTRIYILHPDTTFETSGSHGGQTINNSSLVFKLMYGNNSFLFSGDAEVESEEAMQNYESFLDVDVLKVGHHGSRTSSSKEFLELVKPEFAIISVGRKNKFKHPAPETLEKFSNLGIEFYRTDQIGAIVIESDGHTLKKVNWR, encoded by the coding sequence ATGAAACTCATAAAGTATTATCATACATTGCCATCGCTTTACTTTTTTTTTATATTCAGCACTGGTATTACCATTGGATGGATCAGCGGGAATTTTGTTTCTCCAATTTATCTAATGGCTGCTTTTTTAGTCATTCTCATCTATGCTGCACTTAATTTTAAAAATGATTTCCGATTGTTTTATGCTGTACTTATACTTTTCTTATTATCCGGTATATTAAAATCCTGGTTTTCTTTGTATCCATTTTCGCAAGCAGAGAATAATCTTTTTTATAATAATATTGATGCTTTTCAGGGAACGATTGAAAGTGTGAGTGTTCGTGAAGGTAAACCTGATATTTACCTGATGAAATGTGACAAAGTATTTTTAAAAGACAAAATGCTTGTTTCAGATGGATTTGTTGTGATCAGTCAGGGTAAGTATAGCAAACGCTTTAAATATGGGGATGTCCTGCATATTTTCGGCAAACCTCAGCAAGCGGGTTTACCAACAAATCCGGGAGAGTTTAACTACAGGCGGTACTTGCAATTAAATAACCGTTTTTTACAGTTCCGTCTGCATAAAGAGACCAAAGTTTTACATATCTTTAGTGGAAAAGGTAATTGGGCACAAAGCAATATTTTTAATAAAACACGTCATTCAATCCGCTCAATAATTGATAAACATCTAACTGGCAATTCAGCGTCAATTGTCAAAGCATTAATTTTAGGTGAACGTGGAAACCTGGAAAAAGGGGTTGTTGCAGATTTTCAAAAAACAGGTGTTATCCACGTTCTGGCAATTTCCGGACTTCACGTCGCATTTATTGCTTTGTTCCTGCAATTTATTTTGTCTATTCTGAGGGTACCACAAAAAATAAATATGGCTCTTATTATTCTTTTCCTGGTGTTCTTTTTGGCCCTTGTAAATTTTAAAGCACCGGTGGTAAGGGCATCGTTAATGATGACGGTGTATTTTATTGCAAAGTTTTCAAATCGTCCGCAAAATACTATTAACATTGTGGCATTGTCTGGTATAGCAATTTTACTTTTCAAACCGGAAGAACTTTTACTGCCGGGATTTCAATATTCATTTGCTGCTGTTTTCGGATTAGTTTATGGCAACTCAAAACTGAACTCTTTGCTTCCGGCATTTAAATCTAATACATGGTTTCGTAAGGTTTTTAATAAATTTATAAGGAAACCTTTTATTGCATCATTTTGTGCTATCCTGGCAACATTGCCCTTAACATGGTTTTATTTTGGTACTTTTCAGATTGGTGCATTGGTTGCTAATATTTTTGTAATTCCCATAATTGGTATAGTCGTTTTTTTAAGCATTTTCCTTCTAATAACAGCGTCGATTAAAATATTACCCGCAACCGGAATAGCTATTCTTTTAAACTCAGTTTTGGATTTTTTAACCTGGATTATCTCAAATTTTGCCAATCTTCCTTATGTGCAAATTGTTACTGGTCACCCATCCCTTGTCTCAATCATTCTAGTTACAATTGGCATTTTTCTATTTTTCAATGCAAAAAACTCTAAGGCAAGATTGGCTTTTCTGGCAGTTACTGCACTTTTTTTGTTTTTAACAATTGGAACCAATTTCCAGGGAAAAAATCTGAAGATTACATTTATCCATGTTGGCCAGGGAGATGCCGCATTGATTGAATTTCCAAATGGAAAAAATGCTTTGGTTGATGCAGGCAATAAAGGTTTCGGATTTGATGCTGGTGAAAGATATGTTGATCCTGTTTTAAAATATTACGGGATCTCAAAAATAAACTATCTCATTGGCAGCCATCCTCACAGTGACCATATTGGTGGGTTTGAGTTTTTACTGGACAACTATTTTGTTGATACACTTGTCATGAATGAGTTTAAGGTATCATCAAAGATTTATAAGCGGATAATCTCTAAATCAAAACAAAAGGGTGTATTTATTAAATATGCGGACGAAGGGGATATAATTATTCCTGACATAAGAACACGAATTTACATTCTGCATCCTGATACAACTTTTGAGACGAGTGGCTCGCATGGAGGCCAGACAATAAATAACAGCTCACTTGTATTTAAATTAATGTATGGAAATAATAGTTTTTTGTTTAGCGGGGATGCTGAAGTTGAAAGTGAAGAAGCAATGCAAAACTATGAATCATTTTTGGACGTTGATGTTTTAAAGGTTGGGCATCATGGCAGCAGAACCTCATCCAGTAAAGAATTTCTGGAATTGGTAAAACCAGAGTTTGCCATCATATCCGTAGGTAGAAAAAATAAGTTTAAACATCCAGCACCGGAAACACTGGAAAAATTTTCCAATTTGGGAATTGAATTTTACAGGACTGACCAGATTGGTGCAATAGTTATTGAAAGTGATGGGCATACTTTGAAAAAAGTGAATTGGAGATAA
- a CDS encoding carboxy terminal-processing peptidase gives MTNLRTSILLLIFLISSLVADDQKTFQVQELKALPQHQRVVQKVTQILTKLHYKDVNISDSLSSQLFTNYLDFLDYNKSYFLASDIEGFEMFRYNFDQYIITGNLEPVYFMFNTFQKRMSKRLDYIYERIDMPFDFTINEYYEPSRDSIYWAYNMDELDNYWRKRLKNEFLSLKISGKDDDKIKDVLHKRYTNLKRRLSQSQSEDVVQIYLNALSRIFDPHTSYFSPKATDDFQIRMKQSLEGIGARLSTENEYTKVVEIITGGPADKSELLKANDFIIGVGQEETGEIVDVVGWRIDDVVQLIRGPKNSKVRLQILHGEDELIADAETITITRDKVKLEDSAAKGDTIHIKQDGEEFILGVIDIPAFYLDYEAQRKGDPNFKSTTRDVEKILNDFEGQNVDGIIIDLRQNGGGFLSEAIDLTGLFIENGPVVQVRNMRGQIKVEQDHDPKLKYSGPMAVLVDQFSASASEIFAAAIQDYGRGIIVGNQTFGKGTVQNMLDLNQYIPGSTHKYGQVKLTIAKFYRINGGSTQHVGVIPDIELPSRFNHDEIGESSQKNALLWDQISAVDFLKDQQKISTFLPSLKLNHNSRFSTEESFASFNEKIEKMKEKKQKRRYSLNEETRRAEREKAKNKKENRKENEEDLLLVESGNILADYIMLIEK, from the coding sequence ATGACAAACTTAAGAACTAGTATACTGCTACTGATATTTTTAATTTCTTCTTTAGTTGCTGACGATCAAAAAACATTTCAAGTTCAAGAATTAAAAGCATTACCCCAGCATCAAAGAGTCGTCCAAAAAGTAACACAAATTCTAACAAAACTTCATTATAAAGATGTCAATATCAGTGATTCTTTGTCATCCCAATTATTTACAAATTATTTGGACTTCCTCGATTATAATAAGAGTTATTTTTTAGCAAGCGATATTGAGGGATTTGAAATGTTCAGATATAATTTTGATCAGTATATAATTACCGGCAATCTCGAACCTGTTTATTTTATGTTCAACACCTTTCAAAAAAGGATGAGCAAGCGGCTTGATTATATTTATGAACGTATTGATATGCCCTTCGACTTTACAATTAATGAGTATTATGAACCCAGCCGCGACAGTATATACTGGGCTTATAATATGGATGAATTGGATAATTACTGGAGAAAGAGACTAAAGAATGAATTCCTAAGTTTAAAAATTTCCGGAAAAGATGATGACAAAATAAAAGATGTTTTACACAAAAGGTATACGAACCTGAAAAGGAGACTTAGTCAGAGCCAAAGCGAAGATGTCGTTCAAATATACCTGAATGCATTATCCAGAATATTTGACCCACATACATCTTATTTTTCACCAAAAGCAACTGATGATTTCCAAATTAGAATGAAACAATCTTTAGAAGGAATTGGGGCGCGGCTCTCAACAGAAAACGAGTATACAAAAGTAGTAGAAATAATTACCGGTGGCCCTGCTGATAAAAGTGAATTGCTAAAGGCCAACGATTTTATTATCGGTGTAGGACAAGAGGAAACTGGTGAAATTGTTGATGTAGTTGGCTGGAGAATTGATGATGTCGTTCAGTTGATCCGTGGACCAAAGAATTCAAAAGTAAGGCTACAAATTTTGCATGGTGAGGATGAGTTGATTGCTGATGCCGAGACAATTACAATCACACGTGATAAAGTAAAACTTGAAGATAGTGCCGCAAAGGGAGACACAATTCATATTAAACAGGATGGTGAAGAATTTATACTTGGGGTTATAGACATTCCCGCCTTTTACCTGGATTATGAAGCCCAAAGAAAAGGGGATCCAAATTTTAAAAGTACAACCCGAGATGTTGAAAAAATCTTAAATGATTTTGAAGGACAGAATGTAGATGGAATTATTATTGATTTACGCCAGAACGGCGGCGGTTTCTTGTCGGAGGCAATTGATTTAACAGGCTTATTTATTGAAAATGGACCGGTAGTTCAGGTACGTAACATGCGTGGCCAGATTAAAGTTGAACAAGACCATGACCCTAAGCTGAAATATTCCGGACCAATGGCTGTTTTAGTAGATCAATTCAGTGCCTCTGCATCCGAGATTTTTGCAGCTGCAATACAGGATTACGGTCGTGGAATTATTGTCGGCAACCAGACTTTTGGAAAGGGAACGGTACAAAATATGTTGGATTTAAACCAATATATTCCAGGAAGTACCCACAAATATGGACAGGTTAAATTGACCATAGCCAAATTTTATAGAATAAATGGTGGAAGCACTCAGCATGTCGGTGTTATTCCAGATATTGAACTGCCATCTCGTTTTAATCATGATGAAATTGGTGAGAGTTCGCAAAAGAATGCATTATTGTGGGATCAGATTTCCGCAGTAGACTTTTTAAAAGATCAACAAAAAATATCAACCTTTTTACCATCATTAAAATTGAACCATAATTCTCGCTTTTCCACTGAAGAATCGTTTGCTTCGTTCAATGAGAAAATTGAAAAGATGAAAGAAAAAAAACAAAAAAGACGTTATTCCCTAAACGAAGAAACCAGACGCGCTGAACGAGAAAAAGCAAAAAACAAAAAAGAGAATAGAAAAGAAAATGAAGAGGATTTACTACTTGTAGAAAGTGGAAACATTTTGGCAGATTATATAATGCTAATTGAAAAATAA
- a CDS encoding PKD domain-containing protein has product MNRFAILLLLCFTSFLFASELKVKTVDQKNDVPAFAGYNQTNLVVKFSKETVNKIVASAAHKKGVTGLPQLDALNKLVGVSELLQKYPNKKPKFYQDRVIDLSLWFKVTVNSKLDIEEVAKRYKALPGVIDAQPSGIHKVYGTPNDPNLADQWHLDQANDHDMDAPEAWDIETGNSQIIVACMDTGVRYFHKDLGGANASIDNPENSAGNMWINEAEKNGVAGVDDDNNGYVDDWIGWDFVDNQTGFSGEDADTPDNDPRDFNGHGTHITGTIGAINNNGYAVSSVAGGWGNGSQQVNGNGVKLMALRIGYSGRLFIFEVGYVDMGHIADAFIYAADNGARIASCSWGSSNSGGLGDALDYFIASGGLVFKAAGNDDDEGSDYMLDRADVIGVASTDQNDVKSDFSTYGTFVDISAPGTDIYATYHDHDDPNNDYVASLSGTSMATPNTAGTAALIWSQNPSWTAEQVKQRLFDTADDIYGIAGNSAYAGKLGAGRINAFNAVNTGTPTAPTAAFSASPTSGCPTLTVNFTDNSSGTIDTWSWDFGDGGSSSAQSPSHDYTSAGTYTVSLTVTGPGGSDTHTETNYITVTDPTVSADFSGTPLSGDSPLNVAFTDASTGNVTGWNWDFGDGGSSTSQNPNHTYNAAGTYTVTLTASNACASDGATKTDYITVTDPPCDLPVADFSGTPLSGDSPLNVAFTDNTTNNPTSWSWDFGDGGSSTSQNPSHTYNSAGTYTVALTSTNSCGTDTETKVDYITVTDPPCDLPVAEFSGTPVSGDTPLNVSFTDNTTNNPTSFSWDFGDGGSSTAQNPNHTYNSAGSYTVALTATNACGNDTETKVNYITVSDPPAGDEMHVESINVSKQTFFVFSRAHATVKIVDQNGDPVSNASIDGSWGGSVTQSVSLTTNSNGEASSSSRWIFGNGTFEFCVDDVSKTGYTYDSDANVVTCASTDGSTSAAVQVSNIRLEDIEGEVGFKVAKNSPNPFNPSTTITFLIPEQAHVKLEIYNVLGQRVRTLINQQLEGGVQTSVWDGKDISGNSVSSGFYVYQITVDNKHKLRKKILMLK; this is encoded by the coding sequence ATGAATCGTTTTGCCATTTTACTGTTGTTATGTTTTACCTCTTTTCTATTTGCATCCGAGCTAAAAGTTAAAACTGTTGACCAGAAAAATGACGTCCCAGCATTTGCCGGGTATAACCAAACAAATTTGGTTGTAAAATTCAGTAAAGAAACCGTAAATAAAATCGTTGCCTCTGCAGCACATAAAAAAGGCGTAACTGGCTTACCACAATTAGATGCTCTAAATAAGCTGGTAGGCGTTTCTGAATTGCTGCAAAAATATCCGAATAAAAAACCAAAGTTCTATCAAGATAGGGTTATTGATCTTTCGCTTTGGTTTAAAGTTACCGTTAACTCCAAATTAGACATTGAAGAAGTTGCCAAGAGATATAAAGCACTTCCAGGTGTAATTGATGCTCAACCTTCCGGAATACACAAAGTATATGGTACTCCAAATGATCCAAATTTAGCTGATCAATGGCATTTGGACCAGGCAAACGACCATGATATGGATGCGCCTGAAGCATGGGATATTGAAACCGGTAATTCCCAAATAATTGTTGCTTGTATGGACACAGGTGTTCGTTATTTTCATAAAGATTTGGGTGGTGCAAATGCTTCTATAGATAATCCTGAAAATTCTGCCGGGAATATGTGGATTAATGAAGCAGAGAAAAATGGTGTTGCCGGTGTTGATGATGATAATAATGGGTATGTTGATGACTGGATCGGTTGGGACTTTGTTGACAATCAAACTGGTTTTTCCGGTGAAGATGCGGATACTCCAGATAATGATCCAAGAGATTTTAACGGCCATGGAACACATATTACCGGAACAATTGGCGCGATAAACAATAATGGTTATGCTGTTTCATCAGTTGCCGGTGGTTGGGGAAATGGCAGCCAGCAGGTAAATGGAAATGGTGTAAAATTAATGGCGTTGCGTATTGGTTATTCCGGACGCCTGTTTATTTTTGAAGTTGGCTATGTTGATATGGGCCATATTGCCGATGCTTTTATTTATGCCGCAGATAATGGTGCGCGTATTGCATCTTGTAGCTGGGGTTCTTCTAACTCTGGTGGTTTAGGCGATGCTCTTGATTATTTTATTGCCAGTGGCGGTCTTGTATTTAAAGCAGCCGGAAATGATGATGATGAAGGCTCAGATTATATGTTAGATAGAGCTGATGTTATTGGTGTAGCTTCAACAGATCAAAATGATGTAAAATCTGACTTTTCTACTTATGGAACATTTGTTGATATTTCTGCTCCTGGAACAGATATTTATGCCACTTACCATGATCATGATGATCCAAACAATGATTATGTTGCTTCACTAAGTGGTACATCTATGGCTACTCCTAACACAGCCGGTACAGCAGCTTTAATTTGGTCTCAAAACCCATCATGGACAGCAGAACAAGTTAAACAAAGATTATTTGATACTGCTGATGACATTTATGGTATTGCAGGAAACTCTGCCTATGCAGGAAAACTAGGTGCTGGTCGTATCAATGCTTTTAATGCAGTTAATACAGGAACACCTACAGCGCCAACGGCAGCTTTTTCAGCAAGCCCAACAAGTGGTTGCCCAACTCTTACTGTAAATTTCACGGATAACTCTTCTGGCACAATTGATACATGGAGCTGGGATTTTGGTGATGGTGGTTCTTCATCTGCACAAAGCCCATCTCATGATTATACTTCCGCAGGAACATATACAGTTTCTTTAACTGTTACAGGACCAGGTGGAAGCGATACTCATACAGAAACCAACTACATTACTGTAACAGATCCAACAGTCTCTGCAGATTTTAGCGGAACACCACTGTCAGGTGATTCGCCATTAAATGTTGCTTTTACAGACGCTTCAACAGGAAATGTTACCGGTTGGAATTGGGATTTTGGTGATGGTGGATCCTCTACTTCGCAGAATCCAAATCATACTTATAACGCAGCCGGCACATACACTGTTACTTTAACAGCTTCAAACGCTTGCGCCAGTGATGGTGCAACAAAAACAGATTACATCACGGTAACTGATCCTCCTTGTGATTTACCTGTTGCAGATTTTAGCGGAACACCATTGTCCGGTGATTCTCCGTTGAATGTAGCTTTTACTGATAATACAACAAATAATCCGACAAGTTGGAGCTGGGACTTTGGTGATGGCGGATCTTCTACATCTCAGAATCCAAGCCATACTTATAACTCAGCCGGGACTTATACAGTTGCTTTGACTTCTACAAATTCCTGTGGAACTGATACTGAGACAAAAGTTGATTATATAACTGTTACAGATCCTCCATGTGATTTACCTGTTGCTGAATTTAGTGGAACACCGGTATCCGGTGATACTCCATTGAATGTATCATTTACAGACAACACAACAAATAATCCAACAAGCTTCAGCTGGGATTTTGGCGATGGTGGTTCTTCAACAGCACAGAACCCAAACCATACATATAACAGCGCCGGCAGCTATACAGTTGCATTAACAGCAACTAATGCCTGTGGAAATGATACTGAAACCAAGGTAAATTATATTACTGTTTCTGATCCACCTGCTGGAGATGAAATGCATGTTGAAAGTATTAATGTTTCTAAACAGACATTCTTTGTTTTTAGCAGAGCCCATGCAACAGTTAAAATCGTTGATCAGAATGGTGATCCGGTTAGCAACGCATCTATTGATGGCAGCTGGGGTGGAAGTGTAACACAATCTGTATCGTTAACGACAAATTCAAATGGCGAAGCTTCAAGCTCATCACGTTGGATTTTTGGTAATGGAACTTTTGAGTTCTGCGTTGATGATGTAAGTAAAACAGGATACACTTATGATTCTGACGCAAATGTTGTTACTTGTGCAAGTACAGATGGAAGCACTTCAGCGGCAGTTCAGGTTTCAAATATAAGACTTGAAGATATTGAAGGCGAAGTTGGTTTTAAGGTCGCTAAAAATAGCCCGAATCCATTTAACCCAAGCACAACAATTACATTTTTAATTCCTGAGCAGGCACATGTTAAGCTTGAAATTTACAATGTTCTCGGCCAAAGAGTAAGAACGCTGATTAATCAGCAACTTGAAGGCGGAGTTCAAACATCTGTTTGGGATGGTAAAGATATATCAGGTAATAGTGTGAGTTCCGGGTTTTATGTTTATCAAATCACAGTGGATAATAAACATAAACTACGTAAGAAAATCTTAATGCTTAAATAA
- a CDS encoding DUF4352 domain-containing protein, whose product MKQLVLLIFIVSTFFLLQCGGSKLEEGDQQYAQKKYTHALNNYLAYKKDNPQDESVNSKIALSYMNRGKELYTKTRNIETFSGNFEKANKFLGNGFSTTEHKNEYSELLFDLALAYKATKPQNEIQKEQYFSNTLDYLAMALDNNENNYKADSLLNQIYDENFQKMYDKGIAFYNRAKKERNNPDLYLSAERYLKQAVEFNSASEEAEKYLSKTRKETIGILQSNYPFSFCVPNYQKKANIVYIDFTIQNFSTETITFEMDKLQLISTMGDAYKVDLKKTEELENAFVDKTKLEPRKMVDGQIAFVFAKDAQIESLNYFYEDKEITKYFP is encoded by the coding sequence ATGAAACAGTTAGTATTATTAATCTTCATTGTTTCTACTTTTTTTCTTTTACAGTGTGGCGGTTCAAAACTAGAAGAGGGCGATCAACAATATGCCCAGAAAAAATACACACACGCACTAAACAATTACCTTGCTTATAAAAAAGACAATCCACAGGATGAAAGTGTGAATTCTAAAATTGCCTTATCTTATATGAACAGAGGTAAAGAATTATACACAAAGACACGCAATATTGAAACTTTTTCAGGAAATTTTGAGAAAGCTAACAAGTTCTTAGGAAACGGTTTCTCTACTACTGAACACAAGAACGAATATAGTGAATTACTTTTTGATCTAGCCTTAGCATATAAAGCGACAAAGCCGCAAAACGAGATACAAAAAGAGCAATACTTTAGCAACACCTTGGATTATCTGGCAATGGCGCTGGATAACAATGAAAATAATTATAAAGCCGACTCTTTGCTAAACCAGATTTATGATGAGAACTTTCAAAAAATGTATGACAAAGGGATTGCTTTTTACAATAGAGCAAAAAAAGAAAGAAATAACCCTGATTTATATTTAAGCGCAGAGAGATATTTAAAGCAAGCTGTGGAGTTTAACTCAGCAAGTGAAGAAGCTGAAAAATATTTAAGCAAAACACGAAAAGAAACAATAGGCATATTACAAAGCAATTATCCATTTTCATTTTGTGTTCCAAATTATCAAAAAAAGGCAAATATTGTTTATATAGATTTTACCATTCAAAACTTTTCCACAGAAACGATTACTTTCGAGATGGATAAATTACAGTTAATTTCCACAATGGGTGATGCGTATAAAGTTGACCTTAAAAAAACAGAAGAGTTGGAAAACGCTTTTGTTGATAAAACAAAATTAGAACCACGTAAAATGGTCGATGGCCAGATTGCCTTTGTATTTGCAAAGGATGCGCAAATTGAATCGTTGAATTATTTTTATGAGGACAAAGAGATTACCAAATACTTCCCATAA
- a CDS encoding ribonuclease Z, with translation MNITILGSGTMVSPFKRNPSGYLLESKKHKALLDCGPGVLQKLNQLNVDVLDIDSIFLSHFHQDHCSDVMAILMRRYLLKADSNQKMVLFGPVGLKYWFNCLSLTQGDWIKKLPPILIESDSSEYDWAGYKIKTQKTLHTENSIAYMFIGLKRFFYSGDTDYQDELVKFAHKADMAIVECSRSDKQAVDGHLTPAKLARFINNSGIKHTVVSHIYPENDTPDLKNRILKDNNFNLEIADDLMKLNLI, from the coding sequence ATGAATATAACAATTTTAGGCTCCGGAACTATGGTTTCTCCTTTTAAGCGAAACCCCTCAGGTTACCTGCTGGAAAGTAAAAAACACAAGGCCCTGTTAGATTGTGGCCCTGGAGTTTTGCAAAAATTAAACCAACTTAATGTAGATGTGCTTGATATTGACTCTATCTTTTTATCACATTTTCATCAAGATCATTGTTCGGACGTTATGGCTATTTTGATGAGAAGATATTTATTAAAAGCGGATTCTAATCAAAAAATGGTACTTTTTGGACCGGTTGGGTTGAAATATTGGTTTAACTGTTTATCTTTAACCCAGGGGGATTGGATAAAAAAATTACCACCAATTCTCATTGAATCCGATAGCTCGGAATATGACTGGGCTGGCTACAAGATAAAAACACAGAAAACATTACATACTGAAAATTCTATTGCTTACATGTTTATAGGATTGAAAAGATTTTTTTATAGTGGTGATACCGATTACCAGGATGAACTGGTTAAGTTTGCCCATAAGGCAGATATGGCAATTGTTGAATGCTCAAGAAGTGATAAACAGGCTGTAGATGGGCATTTGACACCAGCTAAACTTGCCAGGTTTATAAATAACAGTGGAATCAAACATACTGTTGTTTCTCATATTTATCCTGAAAACGATACGCCGGATTTAAAAAATAGAATACTAAAAGATAATAATTTTAATCTTGAAATTGCAGACGATTTAATGAAACTAAACCTTATTTAA